A single window of Vibrio stylophorae DNA harbors:
- the corC gene encoding CNNM family magnesium/cobalt transport protein CorC (CorC(YbeX) belongs to the Cyclin M Mg2+ Exporter (CNNM) family, and was characterized as belonging to a set of three proteins, at least one of which must be present for CorA to function.), translated as MNDDHSQSSEGPSRKTFFGRLGQLFQGEPRDKQDLVDVFRDSEENALIDHNTRDMLEGVMEIAEMRVRDIMIPRSQMITIERSQPLEEIIDIIISAAHSRYPVISDDKDHVEGILLAKDLLRYLRSDSEAFDLDKVLREAVVVPESKRVDRLLKEFREQRYHMAIVVDEFGGVSGVVTIEDILEEIVGDIEDEFDDTEGDDIRALNKHTFSVKALTTIEDFNDMFATHFSDEEVDTVGGLVMTSFGHLPSRGEVVTIAGYQFKVSAADNRRVLQLQVTIPEDAPAPNLTA; from the coding sequence ATGAACGACGACCATTCGCAAAGTTCTGAAGGTCCCAGTCGAAAGACCTTCTTTGGACGACTTGGCCAACTTTTTCAAGGTGAACCCAGAGACAAACAAGATCTAGTCGATGTGTTCCGCGATTCAGAAGAAAATGCCCTTATCGATCACAACACCCGCGATATGCTTGAAGGGGTGATGGAGATCGCCGAGATGCGAGTTCGGGACATTATGATCCCTCGCTCCCAAATGATCACCATTGAGCGCTCTCAACCGCTGGAAGAGATCATCGATATCATCATCAGTGCCGCACATTCGCGTTATCCGGTGATCAGCGATGATAAAGACCATGTGGAAGGGATTTTGCTTGCCAAAGACCTACTTCGCTATCTACGCTCAGATAGTGAAGCCTTTGATCTCGATAAGGTTCTACGTGAAGCTGTTGTTGTTCCTGAAAGTAAACGAGTGGATCGTCTACTCAAAGAGTTTCGTGAACAGCGCTATCATATGGCCATTGTTGTGGATGAGTTCGGCGGCGTGTCCGGCGTTGTCACCATTGAAGATATTTTGGAAGAGATTGTCGGCGACATCGAAGATGAGTTCGATGACACCGAAGGCGATGATATTCGCGCACTCAACAAACATACCTTCTCGGTCAAAGCGTTGACCACCATTGAAGATTTCAATGACATGTTTGCCACCCACTTCAGTGATGAAGAGGTGGATACCGTGGGTGGTTTGGTGATGACAAGCTTTGGTCATTTGCCATCACGCGGTGAAGTGGTGACCATTGCGGGTTACCAGTTTAAGGTCTCTGCGGCCGATAATCGCCGCGTGCTGCAGCTTCAGGTGACCATTCCTGAGGATGCGCCCGCGCCTAACCTCACGGCGTAA
- a CDS encoding zinc ribbon-containing protein, giving the protein MSKQKADYEALLAKITRSMANSPEELKRWLDQGAPYLDALEEMTKDEWSLIAAYVKRDMSEFRKDLKESQESSFTDSPFYQLVSDSIWAGLADITDKTQVEWHELTQDLEHHGVYHAGEMIGFGRLCCESCHWQKMITYPEVIDACPECGCQRFHRKSFEP; this is encoded by the coding sequence ATGAGTAAACAAAAAGCCGATTATGAAGCCTTATTGGCGAAAATTACCCGCAGCATGGCCAACAGTCCCGAGGAGTTGAAGCGTTGGTTAGACCAAGGGGCACCCTATTTGGATGCGCTGGAAGAGATGACCAAGGATGAATGGTCTTTAATTGCTGCTTATGTCAAACGTGATATGAGTGAGTTTCGCAAGGATTTAAAGGAAAGTCAGGAAAGCTCTTTTACTGACAGTCCATTTTATCAGCTGGTCAGTGACTCGATTTGGGCTGGGCTTGCCGATATTACCGATAAGACCCAAGTGGAGTGGCATGAGCTGACTCAAGATTTAGAGCATCATGGTGTTTATCATGCCGGTGAGATGATTGGTTTTGGCCGTTTGTGCTGCGAGTCGTGCCACTGGCAAAAAATGATCACTTATCCTGAGGTGATTGATGCTTGCCCCGAGTGTGGTTGCCAGCGCTTTCATCGAAAATCCTTTGAGCCATAA
- the rlmH gene encoding 23S rRNA (pseudouridine(1915)-N(3))-methyltransferase RlmH yields MKIQLIAVGTKMPKWVEQGFAEYQRRFPKDMPLELVEISAGKRGKNADIARILQKEGQATLTAIPKGNRIVTLDIPGKPWTTPQLAEQLEQWKLDGRDVSILIGGPEGLSPECKAAADQSWSLSPLTMPHPLVRIVMAESLYRAWSITTNHPYHRE; encoded by the coding sequence ATGAAAATTCAATTAATTGCCGTGGGCACCAAAATGCCAAAATGGGTAGAGCAAGGCTTTGCTGAGTATCAACGCCGCTTTCCCAAAGATATGCCGCTTGAACTGGTTGAAATTAGCGCAGGCAAGCGTGGCAAAAATGCAGATATTGCCCGTATTTTACAAAAAGAGGGACAAGCAACGCTGACCGCAATTCCCAAGGGTAACCGAATCGTCACCCTCGATATTCCTGGCAAACCGTGGACCACACCACAGCTTGCAGAACAATTAGAACAATGGAAATTGGATGGCCGAGATGTCTCCATTTTGATTGGTGGTCCTGAGGGACTATCGCCTGAATGTAAAGCGGCGGCCGATCAAAGCTGGTCGCTTTCACCCTTAACGATGCCCCACCCTTTGGTGCGTATCGTGATGGCTGAAAGCCTCTATCGCGCTTGGAGTATTACCACCAACCATCCCTATCATAGAGAGTAG
- the lnt gene encoding apolipoprotein N-acyltransferase codes for MMSKSTRIIHALLALLCGASATLAFAPYGIWPLAFFSVTAFFILINQRSAKSAALLGFFWGLGQFGTGISWVYHSIAKFGGLPLPAGIVIMLLLIAYLALYPALFAYLTNRFFNPQHCRPWLRYLIAMPLLWLLCDAIRGSLFTGFPWLYLGYSQIDSPLSAIAPVFGVQGITLAIILCASALAWSLKWRSLKPLTTLMVVAGVCALCWWGQPKWLKAGEQSYQVSMIQGNIPQHLKWQPQMRGITLMRYFELTRQHWDSDIIIWPEAALPVFETDVPEYLASVDSAARKNGVSVLTGIIDLRPNHGDIYNSILVLGDSEQDSYNYDTAQRYNKNHLVPFGEFVPFESLLRKLGPLFNLPMSSFNRGPRIQPNLIAHGLSMASALCYEIAFSGLVRSNVHANTGAILTLSNDAWFGNTIGPHQHLEIARMRALELGRPVLRATNTGITAAIDLNGQLMATLPQFKTQVLTTTIHPGVGATPFWKWGYRPLWIASILLTIWGLWQRRKQKKVLSQRQ; via the coding sequence ATGATGAGCAAATCAACGCGAATCATTCATGCCCTACTGGCGCTGCTTTGCGGCGCCAGTGCTACATTGGCCTTTGCCCCTTATGGCATTTGGCCTTTGGCGTTTTTTAGCGTCACCGCATTCTTTATCTTAATCAATCAGCGCAGCGCGAAATCCGCAGCCTTGCTTGGTTTTTTCTGGGGTCTAGGCCAGTTTGGCACTGGCATCAGTTGGGTCTATCACAGCATTGCCAAGTTTGGCGGTTTACCGCTACCAGCAGGCATTGTGATTATGTTACTTCTGATTGCCTATTTAGCCCTTTACCCAGCCCTTTTTGCCTACCTCACCAATCGCTTTTTTAATCCGCAGCATTGCCGCCCATGGCTCAGATATTTAATCGCCATGCCCTTGCTCTGGCTACTTTGCGATGCGATTCGTGGCAGCCTATTTACCGGCTTCCCTTGGCTTTATTTAGGCTATAGCCAAATTGACAGTCCCCTATCGGCCATTGCCCCTGTGTTTGGCGTTCAAGGGATCACCTTAGCCATTATTTTATGCGCTAGTGCCTTGGCTTGGAGCCTAAAATGGCGCAGCCTAAAGCCACTAACCACCCTTATGGTCGTCGCGGGTGTGTGCGCGCTCTGCTGGTGGGGACAGCCTAAGTGGCTCAAAGCTGGCGAACAGAGCTATCAGGTCAGTATGATTCAGGGCAATATTCCGCAGCATCTTAAATGGCAACCACAAATGCGTGGCATCACCCTGATGCGCTACTTCGAACTGACCCGTCAACACTGGGACAGCGATATCATCATTTGGCCTGAAGCTGCACTGCCGGTGTTTGAAACCGATGTACCAGAATATCTTGCGAGTGTGGATAGTGCCGCGCGCAAAAATGGTGTCAGCGTACTAACGGGGATTATCGATCTGCGGCCAAATCATGGTGATATCTACAATAGCATTTTGGTATTAGGTGACAGCGAGCAAGACAGTTACAACTACGATACCGCGCAGCGCTATAACAAGAACCATTTAGTGCCCTTTGGTGAATTTGTACCCTTTGAGTCGTTGCTGCGAAAACTTGGCCCGCTCTTTAACTTACCCATGTCTTCGTTTAATCGCGGACCTCGTATTCAGCCTAATCTGATTGCTCATGGACTCTCCATGGCATCTGCGCTTTGCTATGAAATCGCCTTTTCTGGTTTGGTACGTAGCAATGTGCACGCGAATACCGGCGCGATTCTAACTCTGTCCAATGATGCTTGGTTTGGTAATACCATCGGCCCACACCAGCACCTCGAAATTGCACGAATGCGCGCCTTAGAGCTTGGCCGCCCAGTACTTCGCGCGACCAATACAGGAATTACCGCAGCCATTGACCTTAATGGCCAACTGATGGCAACGCTGCCGCAATTTAAAACCCAAGTGCTGACCACCACCATTCATCCCGGGGTAGGCGCCACACCATTTTGGAAATGGGGCTATCGCCCACTGTGGATTGCCAGCATATTGCTCACCATTTGGGGCCTGTGGCAGCGACGCAAGCAGAAAAAAGTGCTCAGCCAAAGACAGTAG
- the lptE gene encoding LPS assembly lipoprotein LptE, translating into MPRTLLRWSVIMLVALVTSGCGFHLRGSYSLPAEVTELSITSFDTYGTLTRYLKNQIRQQDVTVVAPHASVPNLHLQSESFGERTVSLYQNGRAAEYELSLTVAYSVTVPDMGTRQYSTMVHRNYLDNPLTALAKSVERDKIENEMRQQAVQQIIRQLGRLNTTYDAQHDPDSVKVRTLESAQ; encoded by the coding sequence ATGCCCCGTACTTTGCTGCGTTGGAGTGTGATTATGCTGGTCGCCTTGGTGACCAGCGGTTGTGGTTTTCACCTGCGAGGCTCCTACAGCCTACCTGCAGAAGTGACTGAACTCTCCATCACCAGTTTTGACACATACGGCACCTTAACGCGTTATTTGAAAAACCAAATTCGTCAACAAGATGTAACTGTGGTTGCGCCGCATGCCAGCGTTCCCAATTTGCATCTTCAGTCTGAATCCTTTGGTGAACGCACCGTGTCGCTTTATCAAAACGGCCGCGCAGCTGAGTATGAGCTGAGTTTAACTGTGGCTTATTCAGTCACAGTTCCCGATATGGGCACTCGCCAGTATTCCACTATGGTGCATCGAAATTATTTAGATAACCCATTAACGGCGCTGGCAAAATCTGTTGAGCGCGACAAGATTGAAAATGAGATGCGCCAGCAGGCGGTACAGCAGATCATTCGTCAATTGGGTCGTCTCAACACCACCTATGATGCTCAGCACGATCCCGATTCGGTGAAAGTGCGAACCCTTGAAAGTGCGCAATAG
- the mrdA gene encoding penicillin-binding protein 2, with protein sequence MSYRRTEIRDHNAESALFFRRAVVSFAGILALVGVLLLNLYHIQVNEHRDYQTRSNDNRIKVVPVAPNRGLIYDRNGILLAENRPVFNLELTPEKVKDIPDTLAQLKQLLDLSDDDLNRFDRERRRTRRFETVPIKTQLTQEQVAVFSVNQHRFPGVEVKAYLKRYYPYGDALTHVLGYVAKINDSDLARLDKEDKLANYKATRDIGKLGIERFYEDTLHGTAGYQEVEVNSRGRIIRTLKYVPPVPGKDIVLNLDIDLQLYIAKLLDNRRGAVVVVDPKDSGILAMVSSPSYDPNLFVHGISGREYGALLNDLDRPLVNRATLGIYPPASTVKPFIAVAALTEDVITPTTTRNDPGIWRIPNSKTRPFRDWLRWGHGPVNIVKAIEESVDTFFYQIAYDMGIDRLSAWMKLFGFGHQTGVDIHEESPANMPTREWKQARYRQPWYQGDTIPVGIGQGYWTATPLQLAKATTVLVNDGVVRAPHLLRGRMVNDQVAIKSVPVEHTIVGVDQSYWDIAKEGMRLVDHGRKGTARRAFAKTPYMTAGKSGTAQVFGLGEDEDYDADEVAEHLRDHALFTAYAPFKKPEVVVSMVLENAGGGSSNAAPIVREIFDHILVDTKKDKK encoded by the coding sequence CTGTCCTATCGTCGCACTGAAATTCGAGACCACAATGCGGAATCGGCGCTGTTTTTCCGTCGCGCCGTGGTCTCTTTTGCCGGCATTCTTGCGCTGGTCGGCGTGTTATTGCTCAATCTTTACCATATTCAAGTAAACGAGCATCGCGATTATCAAACGCGCTCCAATGACAACCGCATCAAGGTCGTTCCTGTAGCGCCGAACCGCGGCCTCATTTACGATCGCAACGGCATTCTGCTGGCAGAAAACCGCCCTGTCTTTAACTTGGAACTGACCCCTGAAAAGGTCAAAGATATTCCAGACACATTGGCTCAGCTCAAACAATTGCTGGATCTCTCCGATGATGATCTCAATCGTTTTGATCGCGAACGCCGTCGCACCCGTCGATTTGAAACCGTACCGATTAAAACCCAGCTCACTCAAGAGCAAGTCGCGGTCTTCTCGGTAAACCAACACCGCTTTCCTGGGGTGGAAGTCAAAGCCTATCTCAAACGCTATTACCCCTATGGGGATGCACTGACCCACGTTCTTGGCTATGTTGCGAAAATCAACGACAGCGATCTCGCGCGCTTAGATAAAGAAGATAAACTCGCCAATTACAAAGCCACACGTGATATCGGTAAGCTTGGCATCGAGCGTTTTTATGAAGATACACTTCACGGCACAGCTGGCTATCAAGAGGTAGAGGTCAATAGTCGTGGTCGTATCATCCGCACCTTGAAATACGTACCGCCAGTACCCGGTAAAGATATCGTACTTAACTTAGATATCGACCTGCAGCTGTATATTGCCAAGCTACTGGACAACCGCCGCGGTGCTGTGGTCGTCGTCGACCCGAAAGACAGTGGCATTCTCGCCATGGTCTCAAGTCCAAGCTATGATCCAAACCTGTTTGTGCATGGTATTTCAGGCCGTGAATATGGTGCCCTGCTCAATGATTTAGACCGCCCATTGGTCAACCGAGCCACCTTGGGAATTTACCCCCCTGCTTCCACGGTGAAACCTTTCATTGCTGTTGCTGCGCTCACTGAAGATGTGATTACCCCAACCACCACCCGTAATGATCCGGGGATTTGGCGTATTCCAAATTCAAAAACCCGACCATTCCGTGACTGGCTTCGTTGGGGCCATGGCCCTGTTAATATAGTCAAAGCCATTGAAGAGTCAGTGGACACTTTCTTCTATCAAATCGCTTATGACATGGGCATTGATCGCTTATCCGCATGGATGAAACTTTTTGGTTTCGGCCACCAAACAGGCGTCGATATCCATGAAGAAAGCCCAGCGAATATGCCAACCCGCGAATGGAAACAAGCCCGTTACCGCCAACCTTGGTATCAAGGTGACACCATTCCGGTCGGGATTGGCCAAGGCTACTGGACTGCAACACCGCTTCAGCTTGCTAAAGCCACCACAGTGCTGGTCAACGATGGTGTGGTGCGTGCGCCGCATCTACTTCGTGGCCGCATGGTCAACGATCAAGTTGCCATTAAATCGGTTCCTGTAGAGCACACTATTGTCGGTGTTGACCAAAGTTATTGGGATATTGCCAAAGAAGGGATGCGTCTTGTCGATCATGGTCGCAAAGGGACTGCGCGCCGCGCCTTTGCCAAAACGCCTTATATGACAGCAGGCAAATCAGGCACTGCGCAGGTCTTTGGCCTAGGTGAAGATGAAGATTATGATGCCGATGAAGTGGCTGAGCATCTACGTGACCATGCCCTCTTCACAGCCTATGCCCCTTTCAAGAAACCAGAAGTAGTGGTCTCTATGGTGCTCGAAAATGCCGGTGGTGGCTCCAGTAATGCTGCGCCAATTGTACGTGAAATTTTTGACCACATTTTAGTGGATACAAAAAAGGATAAGAAATGA
- the leuS gene encoding leucine--tRNA ligase, producing the protein MQDQYNPQEIEQKVQKHWDENQTFAVTEDDNKEKFYCLSMFPYPSGRLHMGHVRNYTIGDVISRYQRMQGKNVMQPIGWDAFGLPAENAAVKNNTAPAPWTYENIEYMKNQLKLLGFGYDWNREFATCTPEYYRWEQEFFTKLYEKGLVYKKTSSVNWCPNDQTVLANEQVEDGCCWRCDTPVEQKEIPQWFIKITAYAQELLDDLDSLEGWPEMVKTMQRNWIGRSEGVELKFAVAGQSDLEVYTTRPDTLMGVTYVGIAAGHPLATLAAQSNPALAAFIDECKNTKVAEAELATMEKKGMDTGLTAIHPLNGREVPIYVANFVLMDYGTGAVMAVPAHDQRDFEFATKYGLDIIPVIKPADGSALDVSEAAYTEKGVLFDSGEFDGLAFQEAFDAIAAKLEAEGKGVKTVNFRLRDWGVSRQRYWGAPIPMVTTEDGVVHPVPAEQLPVILPEDVVMDGVTSPIKADKEWAKTTFNGEPALRETDTFDTFMESSWYYARYCSPQADDILDADKANYWLPVDQYIGGIEHACMHLLYSRFFHKLLRDAGYVTSDEPFKKLLCQGMVLADAFYYTTDKGGKEWVAPTDVRVERDGKGRIVAATDNHGRNVEHSGMIKMSKSKNNGIDPQEMVDKYGADTVRLFMMFASPAEMTLEWQESGVEGANRFLKRIWKLVHDHVSQGPVDALNVASLNGDQKALRRDVHKAIAKVSDDVGRRQTFNTAIAAIMELMNKLGKAPQQESQDRAILDEALKAVVAMLYPITPHFSFTLWEALGEADVDHAPWPNFDESALVEDEKLIVVQVNGKVRAKITVAADASSEQVQELGLSDENVAKFTEDKTIRKVIYVPGKLLNIVAN; encoded by the coding sequence ATGCAAGATCAATATAACCCGCAAGAGATTGAACAGAAGGTTCAAAAACACTGGGATGAAAACCAGACCTTTGCCGTCACGGAAGACGACAATAAAGAGAAGTTCTACTGTCTATCCATGTTCCCGTACCCAAGTGGTCGACTGCACATGGGTCACGTGCGCAACTACACCATTGGTGATGTGATCTCTCGTTATCAACGTATGCAAGGCAAAAACGTGATGCAACCTATTGGCTGGGATGCCTTTGGTCTGCCTGCGGAAAACGCTGCGGTGAAAAACAACACAGCACCAGCGCCTTGGACTTACGAAAACATCGAATACATGAAAAACCAGCTCAAACTCTTGGGCTTTGGTTATGACTGGAACCGTGAATTTGCCACCTGTACCCCTGAGTACTACCGCTGGGAACAAGAGTTCTTCACTAAGCTTTACGAAAAAGGCTTGGTTTACAAAAAGACCTCTTCAGTAAACTGGTGTCCAAATGACCAAACCGTGCTTGCCAACGAGCAAGTGGAAGATGGCTGCTGCTGGCGCTGTGATACCCCTGTAGAACAAAAAGAGATTCCACAGTGGTTTATTAAGATCACCGCTTACGCGCAAGAGCTGCTAGACGATCTTGATAGCCTTGAAGGCTGGCCTGAGATGGTAAAAACCATGCAGCGCAACTGGATTGGTCGCTCTGAAGGTGTGGAGCTAAAATTTGCAGTTGCAGGTCAATCAGACCTTGAGGTTTATACCACACGTCCAGATACCCTCATGGGTGTGACTTATGTAGGTATCGCAGCAGGTCACCCACTAGCAACACTCGCAGCGCAAAGCAATCCAGCACTGGCGGCATTCATCGATGAGTGTAAAAACACCAAGGTTGCAGAAGCTGAGCTTGCGACCATGGAGAAAAAAGGGATGGATACCGGCCTGACCGCGATCCACCCACTCAACGGTCGTGAAGTGCCAATCTATGTCGCCAACTTCGTATTGATGGATTATGGTACAGGCGCTGTCATGGCGGTTCCTGCGCACGACCAACGTGACTTTGAATTCGCAACTAAGTACGGCCTAGACATCATTCCTGTGATCAAGCCAGCTGATGGTAGCGCACTAGACGTCTCAGAAGCAGCATACACCGAAAAAGGCGTATTGTTTGATTCTGGCGAATTTGATGGTCTTGCATTCCAAGAAGCATTCGATGCCATCGCAGCCAAGCTTGAAGCTGAAGGCAAAGGCGTGAAAACCGTGAACTTCCGTCTTCGTGACTGGGGTGTTTCACGTCAACGTTACTGGGGTGCGCCAATCCCAATGGTGACCACTGAAGATGGTGTTGTTCATCCAGTACCAGCAGAACAACTACCCGTGATTCTGCCTGAAGATGTGGTGATGGATGGTGTAACAAGCCCTATCAAAGCGGATAAAGAGTGGGCGAAGACCACCTTTAACGGTGAGCCTGCGCTACGTGAAACTGACACCTTTGATACCTTTATGGAATCATCTTGGTACTACGCACGTTACTGTAGCCCTCAAGCCGACGATATTTTGGATGCTGATAAAGCCAACTACTGGCTACCGGTTGACCAATACATCGGTGGTATCGAACACGCCTGTATGCACCTTTTGTACTCACGTTTCTTCCACAAGTTGCTGCGTGATGCAGGTTATGTAACGTCAGATGAACCATTCAAGAAGCTACTTTGCCAAGGTATGGTGCTGGCAGATGCCTTCTACTACACCACAGACAAAGGTGGTAAAGAGTGGGTGGCGCCAACAGATGTTCGTGTTGAGCGTGATGGTAAAGGCCGCATCGTTGCTGCGACCGACAATCACGGTCGTAACGTTGAACACTCTGGCATGATCAAAATGTCGAAGTCGAAAAATAACGGCATCGACCCACAAGAGATGGTAGATAAATACGGCGCAGATACCGTTCGTCTATTTATGATGTTCGCATCACCTGCTGAAATGACCTTGGAATGGCAAGAGTCTGGCGTTGAAGGCGCGAACCGCTTCTTGAAACGTATTTGGAAACTGGTTCACGACCACGTGAGCCAAGGTCCAGTAGACGCGCTCAATGTTGCAAGCCTCAATGGCGATCAAAAAGCACTTCGCCGCGATGTGCACAAAGCGATTGCCAAAGTAAGTGATGATGTGGGTCGTCGTCAGACCTTCAACACCGCAATCGCTGCGATCATGGAGCTGATGAACAAGCTTGGCAAAGCGCCACAACAAGAGTCGCAAGATCGCGCCATCTTGGATGAAGCACTAAAAGCAGTTGTTGCCATGCTTTACCCAATCACCCCGCACTTTAGCTTTACCCTATGGGAAGCGCTGGGTGAAGCAGATGTGGATCACGCACCATGGCCGAATTTTGATGAAAGCGCTTTGGTTGAAGATGAGAAGCTTATTGTGGTGCAAGTGAACGGTAAAGTTCGCGCTAAAATCACAGTTGCAGCAGATGCATCTTCTGAGCAAGTGCAAGAACTTGGCCTCAGCGATGAAAATGTCGCTAAATTTACTGAAGACAAGACCATCCGTAAGGTGATCTACGTTCCGGGTAAATTGCTCAACATCGTTGCCAACTAA
- the rsfS gene encoding ribosome silencing factor gives MQIEHLEQFAVEAVDDMKAEAIVTLNVEAFSSITSRMVICTGTSNRHVHAIAHHVVENAKALKLSVFGTEGEKEGEWVVVDLGDVMVHVMQQESRERYQLEKLWS, from the coding sequence GTGCAAATCGAACACCTAGAACAATTCGCGGTCGAAGCAGTGGATGATATGAAAGCTGAAGCGATCGTCACCCTCAATGTAGAAGCTTTTAGCTCAATCACCAGCCGTATGGTGATTTGTACTGGTACCTCCAATCGCCATGTACATGCCATTGCCCACCATGTGGTGGAAAATGCAAAAGCACTGAAGCTGTCTGTATTTGGCACCGAAGGTGAAAAAGAGGGCGAATGGGTCGTGGTCGATCTAGGCGATGTCATGGTGCATGTGATGCAGCAAGAATCTCGCGAACGCTACCAACTCGAAAAATTGTGGAGTTAG
- the holA gene encoding DNA polymerase III subunit delta: MRTYPEQLQQKLNQGLHRSYLICGDEPLLKLESQQAIIQAAKAQGFLERHAFTLDASLDWQQVYDCANALSLFAQRQIIELQIGDKGIGKHSQALIELCHMLHDDLILIVSGERLNKQQENSKWAKAIMAQGLFVPCLTPDSQRLPRFVQQRCQQVGFKADTASIQLLCQWHEGNLLALSQSLEKLSLLYPDGLLTLPRLEEALSRHHHYTPFQLVDSLLAGQGKRSLRILEQLEAEGVELTILLRTLQKELAQLITLSQAMAQGEAMNQSFNRLQIWQNKRPLYQQALSRFSAEYWRQTWHQLAMLEIQVKQDFDGQHWPMLKQFCLRWCPPHVNQPHSLTFGHMQTAQ, translated from the coding sequence ATGCGCACTTATCCAGAACAGCTTCAGCAAAAATTAAATCAAGGCCTTCACCGCAGTTATCTTATCTGTGGTGATGAGCCTTTGCTAAAACTTGAAAGCCAACAAGCCATTATTCAGGCCGCAAAAGCCCAAGGCTTTTTAGAGCGGCATGCATTTACCCTTGATGCCAGTCTTGATTGGCAGCAAGTCTATGACTGCGCAAATGCATTAAGCCTTTTTGCGCAAAGACAGATCATTGAGCTACAAATTGGCGACAAAGGTATTGGTAAACACAGCCAAGCCCTGATTGAGCTCTGCCATATGTTGCATGATGATCTCATTTTGATTGTCAGTGGCGAGCGTCTCAACAAACAGCAGGAAAATAGCAAATGGGCCAAAGCGATCATGGCTCAGGGTTTATTTGTCCCTTGCTTGACGCCAGATAGCCAACGTCTGCCACGCTTTGTTCAGCAGCGCTGCCAGCAAGTGGGATTCAAAGCGGATACCGCCAGTATTCAGCTGTTATGCCAATGGCATGAAGGCAATTTACTCGCGCTGAGCCAAAGCCTTGAAAAACTCTCACTGCTCTACCCTGATGGTCTATTAACACTGCCACGGCTTGAAGAGGCGCTTAGCCGCCACCATCACTACACACCATTTCAATTGGTTGATAGTCTTTTGGCAGGCCAAGGCAAACGCAGCTTACGCATTTTAGAGCAGCTTGAAGCAGAAGGCGTGGAGCTCACCATTTTACTGCGCACGCTCCAAAAAGAACTGGCACAACTCATCACCCTAAGCCAAGCCATGGCACAGGGTGAAGCCATGAATCAAAGCTTTAATCGCCTACAAATTTGGCAAAATAAGCGCCCCCTTTACCAGCAAGCACTTAGCCGTTTTTCGGCCGAGTATTGGCGCCAAACTTGGCACCAACTGGCCATGCTTGAAATTCAAGTCAAACAAGATTTTGATGGCCAACATTGGCCCATGCTAAAACAATTTTGCCTGCGCTGGTGTCCACCTCATGTGAACCAGCCCCATAGCCTCACATTTGGGCATATGCAGACAGCACAATAA